TTGTCGGGCTTCCTTCGTGAGGACGCCCGAACGCGGGCGGAGCTCGAAACCCGCCAGGGCTGGACGGTCTCGGCGGCGCGGCTCGCGCTCGCAGCGCCCTGGGTGATCCTGGGCATGCTCGCGCTGCGACCCGAAACCGTTGCTGCGTATGACACCAGCGCGGGTATCGCGGTGCTCGCCGGTGGCGCGATCGTGTCGGTGGCGGCGTACCGGGTCATGCTGCGGGTGGCGCAGCTTCCGGCCGACGAGCGGGTGCTGAGGTGACGCCCGCGCTGACCGGCGCCGGTCTCGGGTTGCTCGGGGCGGGTGGGTTGTGCGCGGCGATTGCCGCCAGTCCGCCGATGCGTCGGGTGCGCCTCGACGACCGCCTGGCGCCGTACCTCAGGGACACTCCTCGACCGTCGCGGTTGCTGCGGAACGAACGAACCGTCACGCCGTTCTCGACGGTCGAGCGGCTGCTCGGACCGGTGCTTCGCGATCTTGCAGTACGGATCGATCGCGCGATCGGTGGCGCGTCCTCGGTGCGCCGCCGCCTCGAGCAAGCCGGACGGGACATGACCGTCGAGGAGTTCCGGATCGAGCAGGTCGTCTGGGGTGCCGGCGGGCTGCTCGCGGGTCTCGCCGTCGCTGTGTTGGCTTCAGCCGCCGGGTCGCGGGTGAACCCGATCGGGTTCCTGGTGCTCGCGGCGGTTCTGGCGTTGGGCGGCGTGCTGCTGCGCGATCGCGCACTTACCAGTGAGGTACGCCGGCGGGAGGCGACGATGATCCGCGAGTTCCCGACCGTCGCCGAGCTGCTGGCGCTCGCGGTCGGTGCCGGCGAAGGGCCGGTCGCGGCCCTCGAGCGAGTCGCGCGGCTGGCCCACGGCGAGCTGCCTCGCGAGCTGGCCCGGGCGCTCGCGGACGCCCGCGCGGGTCGCTCCGTGACGAGCGCCCTGGAGGCGATGGCGGCGCGGACATCGCTTCCGGTGCTCGCAAGATTCGTCGACGGCATGGCCGTCGCGGTCGAGCGCGGGACGCCGCTCGCGGAGGTCCTGCGGGCGCAGGCGACCGACGTGCGCGAGATGGGTCGCCGCGCCTTGCTCGAGGCAGGTGGTCGCAAGGAGATCACGATGCTCGTGCCGGTCGTGTTCCTGGTCCTGCCGGTGACGGTGATTTTTGCTTTGTTCCCAGGCTTTTACAGCCTCCAGCTGTCCGTGCCCTGAGGGATCGAGAGGATCGGAGTCGGCGCATGTATTTCGGGTTGTTGTTCGTCTGGGCGGAGCTGCGGCGGCGGTTCGGTGGCGCCGACCGGGAGCGCGGCGATGTGCCGGGCTGGGTGCTGATCACGTTGATGACGGCGGGCATCGTCACCGCGCTCTGGGTCGTGGCCGAGCCGACGCTGCGCAGCCTGTTGACCAACGCGCTGAACATCTCCGGCGATCCGAGCAAGTGAGCGGAGCCGGCGCGCCGCGTGACGGCGGCTCGGCGGCGGTCGACTTCGTCCTGGTCGGCGTTCTCGTCACATTCCTGTTTCTCGCGGTGCTTCAGGTCGGCATCGATTTCTACGTCCGGGACGTGCTGGAAGCGTGTGCCGCGGACGGCGCCCGGTACGCCGCAAATGCTGATGTCGC
This is a stretch of genomic DNA from Mycobacteriales bacterium. It encodes these proteins:
- a CDS encoding type II secretion system F family protein; the encoded protein is MTPALTGAGLGLLGAGGLCAAIAASPPMRRVRLDDRLAPYLRDTPRPSRLLRNERTVTPFSTVERLLGPVLRDLAVRIDRAIGGASSVRRRLEQAGRDMTVEEFRIEQVVWGAGGLLAGLAVAVLASAAGSRVNPIGFLVLAAVLALGGVLLRDRALTSEVRRREATMIREFPTVAELLALAVGAGEGPVAALERVARLAHGELPRELARALADARAGRSVTSALEAMAARTSLPVLARFVDGMAVAVERGTPLAEVLRAQATDVREMGRRALLEAGGRKEITMLVPVVFLVLPVTVIFALFPGFYSLQLSVP